A window of Rhizobium tumorigenes genomic DNA:
TAGCGCGGCTGGGCGCCGTCTCATCTGTCAACTCTGTGCTCACGAATGTCACGATAGGCGTGGCAACGGCGATTGTGGCTGCTCATTCAAGCGTGCAGGCAGTCGCAGGCTTCGGTACCGCTGCAAGGCTTGAATACCTTCTCATGCCCGTGATATTCGGGATCGGCGCTCCGATGGTTGCCTTGATAGGGACCAATATCGGCGCCGGTCAGTGCGATAGAGCCATCAAGATTGCGTTAACGGGCGCTGCTCTATCGTTTGCAATTACGGAAACGATTGGTATCATCGCTGCGATATTTCCTCATGAATGGATTAGTCTGTTCAGCCATGCTGCCGGGGCTATCGATACAGGCGTCAGCTACCTGCAGGTGATCGGGCCCGTCTACGGGTTCTCCGGGATGGGCATGGCTCTTTACTTTGCTTCCCAAGGGGCAGGCCAACTGCGTTGGCCTATGTGTTGCGGATTACTCCGGCTGGCCGTTGCAGGAGTTGGCGGATGGCTTGCGGTAGAGATTTCAGGTTCGCTACAAGGCTTATACGCTGCCATGGCAATCGCACTTGTTGTCTATTCCACACTTTTGGCGCTGGCGATACGCTCTGGCGTTTGGTTTCACGCCTCCGCCGATGAGGGCTCAGGCTCCCTGAGGCCGCAGCCGTCCCGCGGCCAGCATTAGCCAAGTTCGCCCTTCTAGGCGCACAACGAACTGCGCACCCGAGCCAAACTCTAGCCAACAAGTGCCAGCGATCAATTTCGGATATTTGCCGAGCTTCTAAGATCGCCGACGGAATCGAAAGTCTTCGGCTTCTCAAGCCTCTGGTCAGGCGTGGCGTTCAAGGGCGCGGACCGTCGCATCGACCTGCGGCTCTCGGCTCCGGACCAGATCACCGACTATTCGAGCCGGGCCCGGACGCATTGTTCAGCCAAGAGTGAGGTAGCCAGTATTTAGAAAAACGCCGTAATCTTAGTCGGGCCGAACACCGGTGTTCCGTCCGGCGTTATCGTTCATTGGCCGCAATAGAAGGTGACTTCGGACATCGCCGCCGGGAAAACTTCTGGCGACCGTGCGTTCGCACGTGGCAGGGCGTCCTTCGCCAAGATCGGTGGCGTGGCCGTAGATTTCGGCCATGCCTCCGAGCGGCATGCGATCGCCAACTCAGGTGATGGCGATCCTGTGGGTTTTCCTCGGGTCGAAATCAACAAATGAAAAAATCGCATGTGCAACACCGGGGTGTGATCTGTCTTGTCGATAGCCCCTTCTAAGCGGGGATAGGGGCTTATTCACCCAGCTCAGTTCCGAAACCGCACGCTCTGGAAGCCTGTTTGCCAAAACCGCTCCCTCTGGCGACATCCTTTCCCGCGAGTGCAAATCGCAAGATCACCACCCGGGCAAGAAACGACGTCCCTCAAGCGACTACCAGTCTGACTACAACTAGAGCTTGCTCAGAACCTCAAGCGAACCCGCATCCCCGAAGAAAGAAATCGACTGATTTCCTGGCCCGGGCGATCGCCGCGTCCCTGTTCGGGGGCCGCCCGCCGAGGGTATCCTGAATCATCGGCCCTTGGATGAGGTAATAGAACTGATCCGCTAAAAAAACCGCGTCCTCGACGCCGCCGTTGTATAGAAGAGAGCTTAGCCGATCTCGGGAGTGCTTTCTTCCGGCAGCTTCGGCGATTCGCATCAGTTCGGGAAACTTTCTCGCCTCTCTGTGAACTAGGAAATACAGCGCCAGCACTTGCGTATCCAGAAACGCATCGACCAGCTTCTCGGCGACCGTATGAAGCTCTTCAGAAAGCGTCTTGCCTCCAAGCCGCGACAACTCGGCCGGGGGCCGCCGCTGTTTTGTGAAGTCGATGATAACCGCTTCGAACAGGTCGGCTTTCGTGGCGAAGCGCGTATACAGTGTTCTCTTAGAGCATTTCGCCAGCGCGGCAATGTCATCCGTGCTCGTGCCCTCGTACCCCCTGTCGAGGAACAGGACCTGAGCCGCGGCGACGATCTCCGCCGTCAAATTCGCCTCGTTTCCCTTAGCGGGACGCCCTCTTGAACGTGGGCTTGCCTGGGAGCTCTTTGCGTCGTTGCCACTATTGACCGTAATTTTCATCGTCTCCTGTTCGTATCGACATCCTGAAGGTTCCTCATGACGGCACCGATCGCAATGCTCAGTGCATCGCCGCTGCAGGTGCGCGCTGAATCGGTCTCAGGATAAACACCAGCGGTGTGATGACCAGAAGGGAGATGGCGAAGAAGTAGAACATGTCGTTGAACGCCATGACGGTGGCCTCACGAATCATTACCTGAAAAATGTTGACGGTGGAGAGCTGGACAGATTGCGGATCACTCCCGGACTGAAGCACACGCTCCTGGACAATGAGGGAATTGGCGGTTACCGACTCGATCAAACGCTGCGTGTGAAGCGAGGTCTGACGGTCTAGCAGGGTACCGATCAGGGCAAGACCAACGGAACCACCGAGGTTACGGGCGGCCGTGTATATTCCTGCGGCGTCCTGCGCCTGTTCGCGGGGCACGGAACGCGTCATGGCCTGATTGAGGAAGATAAGCGTGAAAGCTTGCCCGAATCCGCGAAGCAACTGCGAGAAATTGAAGTCGCCCCCATCGGCGCCCGCGGTTAGGCCCGTATCCACATAACAGCTCACAGAATAGCACATCAGTCCGAATACGATCGCTATCCTAAGGTCGAGCTTTCTGGTCAGAAGCGGGAAGAGCGGGATGATCATCAGCATCGGAAGACCGCTAAGGAGGACGACCATGCCCGACTGGAGTGCATTGTATCCGCTGATGCGTGCAAGAAACTGCGGTATCAAATAGGTTATCCCATAGAGCGAGGCACCGGTCACGACCGCCATGACAATGACACTCCCAAATGATCTCTGAAACAGGATGCCGAGGCGGATGACGGGTCTTTCCGCGGTCAACTGACCCACGACAAGCATAAGCAGTCCAAACAGCGCAAATCCCGTCAGCAGTACGATAACCGAGGACTCGAACCAGCTTTCTCTCTGCCCGTCCTCGAGAACGACAGTAAGGCATCCCAGGAACATTGGCAGCCCGACGATACCCAGCCAATCCGCTTTCAGCAGTAATTCTAGACTGGTCCTCGCAGGCGGTAGTCCAAGGGTGAGAAGCAGAAGCAGGCCGACGCCTACGGGGAGATTAAGAAAAAACGCATAGTGCCAGCTGGCGTTCTCTGTAAGCCATCCACCAAGTACAGGGCCTGCGATGGGCCCCATGACAGCGGTGATCCCGAACAGGGCGATGCCGACTGGCTGCTGGTCTGGCGGCAGCCGCAGAGCGATGATGGTCATGGCGGTCGGTATCATAGCGCCTCCGGTAAACCCCTGGCCGACGCGTCCCGCCACCATCATTCCGAGAGACGTCGAAAAACCGCAAGCCATCGAGAAACAGATGAACAGTGACGTCATCACCAGCAGGAACTTCCGGAGGCCGAGAAGGTCGGTGAACCAGCCAGAAAGCGGGATCATGACGATCTCCGCCACGAGGTAGGCGGTGGCGATCCATGTGCCTTCCGATCCACTCGCGCCAATTTCACCCTGTATTTGGGGCAGAGCGGAGTTGGTAATCGAAACGTCCAGCGTCGCCATCAACGCACCGACTATACCCGCGGTGACGGCGGTCCATGCCGCTGCATCCGCTTTTTCGAGCGGTTTAACGGCCTCGCCATCCACTGTCGTGATGCTCATTGTCCGACCTCGACGGCTTCGCCTTTCCCATAGCAGCTACCGCGGGTATCCACCTCGACACTGACGGAAAGTCCGGGAACTAGCAGCTTTGGTGGGTTTGCATTGGCCTCAATCTTGATGCGGACGGGAATGCGCTGAACGATCTTTGTGAAGTTGCCTGTGGCGTTTTCGGTCGGGATCAGGGCGAACTGCGCGCCCGTCCCAGGCGAGAAGCTCTCGACTTCGCCATCGAGGGTGCCGGAGCTAATGGCGTCGACGCTGATGTGAGCGGGCTGTCCCACACGCATCATTTCGACCTGCGTCTCCTTGAAGTTGGCAACGAGGTAGATGTCGTTGACGGGAACGATAGTCATTAGCCGCATGCCCGCAGAGACGTACTGCCCGATGTTGACCGACTTGTCGCCGACGACACCCGCAATCGGCGCGGTGATCTCGGTAGCATCAAGATTTAGCTGGGCGGTTGCCAGCTGCGCTTCGGACTGCCTCACGGCCGCCTCCACCTGTTTGACAGCGGCTTCGGTGGTGTTGATGGCCTCTTTGGCAGACTCTAGTGACGCCTCGGAGACTTTGACCTGCGCAGCCTGCTGGTCACGCTGACTCGTATAAGTGGCTATCTGCTCGTTGGACGTCGCGCCTGAGCGGCCGAGCGACTGATAGCGGTCGACCTGGCTCTGGGCGAACCGCGCCTGGGTCCTTACCGAGATAAGCTGGGCTTCAGCCTGACCGACTGCGGATATCTGCTGCTTCGCTTCGGCCAGCGCTCTGGCGAGGTCCGCCTTGGAGGACTCGACACCCGCCTGCGCCTGCGCGACCTTGGCCTGATAGTCTTGGGGTCTGATTTCCAGGAGCCTGTCGCCGACAGCGACCCTCTGGTTCGCGACCACGTACAAGTGTTCGACATATCCCTGGACCTTAGGGGACACCGCCGTCTGGTCGGCCTGTAGGAACGCATCGTTGGTTGACTGCAGAAAGCGGCCGACTGTCCAGTAGTGGAAGAACCAAATGGAGCCGCCGACAACCGCCACGAGGGCGACGATCAGGAGGATGCGTTTAATCAGCCGCCTCTCTTCTGGCGATTTAGTCGGCGGGGAGAGGTCTCCGGGCTGTTCTTCGGAAACGTCGCCTTCGTTTTCGACCCGCATTGCACTCGCTTTTGCCACTACCTGATCACTCCATCACTTTAATGGTACTATATAGTTTATTTAATCGCGATGGAAATTCCCGCTGGCGACATGCGGCACTCTTCAGAGCTTTTTGGGAAGAAAGGCGAAAAAAGGCGCCGCAAACTGCGGGGGCAGAGAAAGGCGATAGCCTTCAGGAGATATCAGAACTGCTTGCGGCAGCCGATCGTGATCGTGTTACTCTCGAATCGGGGGTGAACGAATAATCAACGCGAGCCGTGAGTTGAAGCTGTCAGCCGCCGTATAATGATATCCTGTATCCAGCATGGGCTTTCGAATAACGCCGCCCTAGCGAACACGCTCTGCAGATTGATGCTGACGCTGGCGTCGAGAGGCACTGACAACCTGATCATGCGCGAATCGCTGCCCGAACTTGCCGATGACCCGCACGACAATGGGATCATCAGCAGCGTGATGCTGCCGGTTGGAAGCGGCCTCGAAGTCAGTCGCTACGACCCGGACTAAAGCTATATGAGGCTTTTTGTCAAACCCACGTGAGCCTGCTTGCGGGAGACAACAGCCCGACGAGGCTGGATGGACCGGCAGCCGGGAAGCGGCTGCCGGAATTCATGCGATCAGAGGCGTTTAGCTAGCAAACGAGCTATTGAAGTTGAAGCCGCCAGACGCGTTGCTGAACGAGAATGTTCCAGCCTTCTGTACAACTTCAGCCGGCAGCGATGCCGAAAACGTGCCTGACTTCGAACCGAAGGTGTAGCTGCCGCTGACAGCACCATCGGCACCGATGGTGACCGTGGAAGCGACCGTGGAGGCGCCGCCGCTCACGAGATCCAGCTGGGCGATGTCGAGTTCGATGATGTTGTTCATGTTAGTCTCCTTTCAGGTTGGGTTGGGGGGTGGCCTGCCTGGCCTTCCCCTCCTTCAGTCATCACCGGCTGCCTATGGCCATCAGAGGGTCCAATATCCAGTCGGTGAAGTGTCGGCGATCTGTGACGATATCGCCGATTAGGGTCATACCGGGGGTCAGCGGACGCTCTTCGCCATACGCGGCGATGCTGGTGCGCTCGAGGCTGACTGTGACCCGGTAGACGGGAGCTGTAAGGGCGATGGGAGCCAGAAGCTCACCCTCGCGATAGGTTGCGCGGGAGACCTGAACGACATGTCCCAAAAGCATCCCGAAACGCTGATATGGAAAGGCATCGACCTTGAGCCGTACCTCCTGCCCTGGCTGGATAAGGCCAGCAGCGCGCGGCGGAACGAGGAGATTGGCTTCGAGGTTGCTGCCACCAGGCACGAGGGCGGCAAGAGGCGATTGGACGATGGCAGTCTGCCCCGGCTGGGCCTGTAGCGCCGCAACCCGGCCGGCCACCGGCGCGACGACCACATAGGCGCGGTTGACCTGCAATTGGGCGAGGGATTGCTCAAGCTCGCTGCGAAGACCTTGTAGCTGAGCGAGCTTGTCGTCCCTTCCAGCCGGCAGGCTGGCCAATTGCGAGCGGGCATCGACAAGATCGCCTTGCCGCTGTTCCTTTTGCCGCTCCAGTTCGTGGATGACGCTCTCCTGGGCAAAGATCTGCTGCTGGCGGCGCGATAGTTCAAAACGCGTGCCGCCGCCATTGACCTGGAGCTTGGCATAGTGGCCGGTATCGTCTGTTTGCAGGGCTTGCAGCCCGCGTTCCGACTCCAGACGTTGCTCCTGGCTCGCCAGTTCACTGCCCAGTCCTTCGACACGGGAAGACAGGCGCCGCTCCTCCTGGTCAAAGCGGGTGTTGGATGCCTTGATCTGTGTGTCGATGGACTGGATACGGGCTTGCGTCTCGATCCGCAATTTTTCACCAACCGTGCCGTCAGCGCCGGTCATCTCCAGCGACAGCTCCACCATCGGCTGCCCCTGGGTGACCTGGTCTCCCTCATGGACGAGCACGCGTGTTACCGTACCGCCCCTGGCGGCGTAGATCTGCGCCAGGCCGCCAGTCGGGGCGATGTAGCCCTGCACCGTCTCCTTGCGCGCATAGGTACCAGTCATGAGATAGGCCGCACCGACGACAACGAGGCAGCCGAGGACGGCCGTCATCATCCCGTGGCTCACCGGTTGTGCGATCATCACCTCCCCGCCAATGCGGCGGCGATGTTCAGTGGCTTCGGTGCGGAACAAGGTACTCATGGCACCACCTGCAGAGGCTGTGCCGGCACGTCGCGCTTCAGCTCGCGTATATTGCCGTTCTCGACTGCGAAGACGCGGGCAGCTCCCTCGATGGCTCCGGCGCGATGTGCGACCATCACTTGGGTGATACGGAGCTTGCTCAGCGATTGCATGAGGCGGCGCTCCGACAGAACGTCCAGGTTGGCCGTCCCCTCGTCGAGGAACAATATGGACGGCTTGCGGTAAAGCGCACGGGCGAGGAGAGCTCGCTGCTGCTGCCCACCCGACAGCGTCGATCCAAGATCGCCAACCAGGGTCATGTAGCCCATTGGCATACGCATGATTTCGTCATGAAGGCCAACGAGGCGGACGACTTCTTCGACCCGCGCCATATCGATCTCAGGATCGAAAAAGGCGATGTTGTCGGCAATCGTCCCCGCAAAAAGCTGGTCGTCCTGCATCACCACACCAACCTTGGCTCGATAGGCGCGCATCCCGAACGCCCCGAGCGGGAGACCGTCGACAAGCACCTCGCCTTCGCCCGCCGGATAGAGGCCCATCAACAATTTCAAGAGGGTAGACTTGCCGCCACCGGAAGGGCCAACAAAGACGACGGATTGCCCCGCCTCTATGGAGAGGGATACATCCTTGAGAACCCATGCCTCACGTTCGGCATAGCGAAAGGAGAGGTTGCGCACGAGGAGCGATCCGGCAAGGGGACGATCCTCGCGTGCTGCGGCATTGAGGGCGGGCTCGGGATCCTGATGAACGACATCGGCCAGGCGCTCGAGATGAAGGCCGATCATTCGAAATTTGAAATACTGATCGACGAGTGAAAACGCTGCCGTGCTGAACTGGCTCCGATAGGAAAGGAAAGCCAGCAGCATGCCGAGCGTCATCTCTCCCCTAATGATGCTGCCGGCGCCGAAATAGAAGACCAGAAGCATCTCGGCACCCGTCAGGAAGGATAGGCCTGCCGAGCCTTTGAGACTGATTTTCTGGACGCGTACATTGTTGTTGATGCTGTCGGCATAGGCATTTTGCCAGACACCGTGGCGTTCCAGTTCACGTCCGAACAGCTTGAATGCTCGCGCACCACGGATAGTTTCGAGGAGGATACCATCCACCTTGGCCTGGTACTGGATGCCTTCGTTGGTCAGGCTGCGAAGCCAAGGGAAAGTCCCCATTCGGATGCAAATGACTAGCGCCAGCGATGCCAGCACAATGCTTGCCAGATAGGGTGCGTAGATCAACATCACAGCCAGCGTGATGATCGCCATCAAACCGTCCAGCGCGCCTGACACAAAGCCACCTGTCAGCAGATCCTGAACCGGTTGAAGGGAGTTGAAACGCGACAGGATATCGCCGAGACGACGTTTTTCAAACCACGGGACAGGAAGGCGCAAGGCATGGCGCAACAGATTGCCGCGCATCTGAAAGGTGAGAAGCGTGCTGAAGTGCATCTGCACGTACCCGCGCAACAAGGTCGTGGCGCTCTGGACCAGCAGCAGCAATCCCGCGCCGATGACTATGACGTTCAAGAGACTGAAATCACCTTTTGAGATGGCCTCGTCGACAATCATCTGGTTGACCAGCGGCGACAGCAGAACAAAGAATTGCAACAGGGTGGAGAGCGCCAGGATCTGCAGCAGGCTCGGAATGAAGCCTGCGCTCCGGGACCACAGGTCGGCCAGGCGCACCCGCTCGACCACCTTGCGTGTTCGGAAGGTGGTTGCCGGCGTGAGTTCCAGCGCTATCCCGGTAAAATGTTTCGATGCTTCGTTGAGGGAAAGCCGTCGCTGGCCGCTCGCGGGATCGTGGATGTCCACCCACCGGCCGGATGCATGCGTCAGCACGACGTAGTGCGACATATCCCAGTGGAGAATGCAGGGTGTCTTCAGCTTGCCGATATCTGCCATTTCCAGCTTCAGCGGCCGACTGGTCAGACCGAGATCGTCAGCGACGGCGATGAGCGTTTTCAGAGTCGTACCGTTTGCGGATGCAGCGTGGCGGCGGCGAAGTTCTGACAAAGTTGTCCGATGACCGTGAAAGCCGGCCACCATCACCAGGCACGCAAGCCCGCATTCAGCGGCTTCGGATTGTAGCAGAGGCTCAATCCCGTAGCGTTTATGGAGGGCCGTGAGAAACAACTGACTATCTCGCTTTAGCGGTGGTGAAAAATGAGAAATGGGGTGCAATTTCCGACGAAAGCCCGGCCGTTATGCCGGCCGACGACCGTCCGCTCACGACAGGGCCGTCGACGAGTTTTCTGCACACGATGGTTAAAGTTCAGGAGATTTGGACTTTTAAATCCAGTTCAGAGCTCGCATCGGACCAAGGGCACTGACTGGTCCCGAGTTCCGTGAAGATGAGTGATGTAAGACATACGACAAAGCTCCCTTGGATCGTTGTCGGCGCTTTATTCCCGGCACTCGTAATTCGTGCGTGGCAATCAAGCTGCCGTGTCCAAAGGTATGGCATGCCTCACTATTGAGTTGGGACTAGTTATATTGGGAGATGTTGCGGCGGCGCACTTTGCTGCCACAATCAAGATGATATCGGGCTCGAAGGAGGGGCCGAAGGCTCTGGCTGCGTAGCGGCAATCACGATGAGGCGTCTCATCCTGATCGCCGCGCTATACTCTGGCCCAGGGGGCGTAGAAGGCGACGTGACGGCCTACCTGCTCCGCATGCGCTACGGCCAGAAACATTGAAGCAAGATTTTCAGCCTTTTGCTTCGGCATCTTCAACTCCGAAGCCTTGCTGGCGCGCTCATTCTCGGCCGCGCACTGATCTCTGGCATTCATATGACAGTGTTGGGATTGCCTTTGGCATTGGCGGCGTGGTCGCGGCAAGTTTGCTGCTTCTGGCCAGCGGTTACCATAGCTCGGGCGAGCAATGGGAAAGACATATGCGAAGACGTTCCTGATTCTAGTCGTTTGCCGATGCTTCGGCTGGCATTGTTATCGACAGCGGAGCAGACTAAAGTGGAAGTCAAGGGAGGCGTCATCGAGGAACGTCGCCGTTTTTCCATGAAGCTTATCCAGGACTGACCCCTGACTATGTGCCTAAGCCCTCACTCTCCTGCAGCCATTTGTAGGCCCACAACAGCCTGGTCTTGCTTTCGGCTTGTAAACTTCATCACGTAGACAAAGAAGACCGGTACGAAGAGTATTGCGAGGAGCGTCGCCGATATCATACCACCGAGGACGCCCGTGCCAATAGCAGTCTGGCTTGCCGACCCAGCCCCAGTGGCTATAGCTAAAGGGACAACGCCAAGTGAGAATGCAAGCGACGTCATCAAAATAGGCCTGAAACGGAGATGTGCTGCCTCGACCGCCGCGTCAAACGACGATTTTCCAGCAGCCCTTAGGTCTTTAGCGAACTCGATAATTAGAATAGCGTTCTTCGCTGACAAACCCATGATCGTAATCAGGCCGACCTTGAAGTAGACGTCGTTTGGCATATCGCGCAGCATCACCGCGCCCACGGCCCCGATAACGCCGAGAGGGATGACGAGAAGCACTGAAATCGGGATGGCCCAGCTCTCATATAGTGCGGCCAGGCAGAGAAACACTAGCAGAACGGAGAGGCCAAGAAGCATCGGAACTTGCGAGCCCGACTGGATCTCTTGCAGGGACTGGCCGCTCCACTCGTATCCAAAGCCTGCTGGAAGCGTTTGGGCGATGCGCTCGACCTCAGTGATGGCGTCACCCGATGAATACCCGCTTGCCGCCTGCCCGCTGAACCGGACTGCTGGGAAACCATTGTAGCCGACGATCTGTGCGGATCCCTTGGTGAATTCGTATCTCGAAAATGCGGAGATCGGTACCATCCCGCCCGCAGCGTTCCTGACGGTAAGTTTCATCACATCGAAGATAGTTCCACGCTTGTCTGCGTCCGCCTGCACAGTCACACGTTGCATGCGCCCAGAGTTTGGGAAGTCGTTGACGTAGGACGAGCCAAGGTTAGTGCTGATTGTCTGATTGATATCGGCGAATGTCACGCCATAAGTATTTGCT
This region includes:
- a CDS encoding flagellar hook protein gives rise to the protein MNNIIELDIAQLDLVSGGASTVASTVTIGADGAVSGSYTFGSKSGTFSASLPAEVVQKAGTFSFSNASGGFNFNSSFAS
- a CDS encoding TetR/AcrR family transcriptional regulator yields the protein MKITVNSGNDAKSSQASPRSRGRPAKGNEANLTAEIVAAAQVLFLDRGYEGTSTDDIAALAKCSKRTLYTRFATKADLFEAVIIDFTKQRRPPAELSRLGGKTLSEELHTVAEKLVDAFLDTQVLALYFLVHREARKFPELMRIAEAAGRKHSRDRLSSLLYNGGVEDAVFLADQFYYLIQGPMIQDTLGGRPPNRDAAIARARKSVDFFLRGCGFA
- a CDS encoding HlyD family secretion protein, with product MSTLFRTEATEHRRRIGGEVMIAQPVSHGMMTAVLGCLVVVGAAYLMTGTYARKETVQGYIAPTGGLAQIYAARGGTVTRVLVHEGDQVTQGQPMVELSLEMTGADGTVGEKLRIETQARIQSIDTQIKASNTRFDQEERRLSSRVEGLGSELASQEQRLESERGLQALQTDDTGHYAKLQVNGGGTRFELSRRQQQIFAQESVIHELERQKEQRQGDLVDARSQLASLPAGRDDKLAQLQGLRSELEQSLAQLQVNRAYVVVAPVAGRVAALQAQPGQTAIVQSPLAALVPGGSNLEANLLVPPRAAGLIQPGQEVRLKVDAFPYQRFGMLLGHVVQVSRATYREGELLAPIALTAPVYRVTVSLERTSIAAYGEERPLTPGMTLIGDIVTDRRHFTDWILDPLMAIGSR
- a CDS encoding peptidase domain-containing ABC transporter; the encoded protein is MVAGFHGHRTTLSELRRRHAASANGTTLKTLIAVADDLGLTSRPLKLEMADIGKLKTPCILHWDMSHYVVLTHASGRWVDIHDPASGQRRLSLNEASKHFTGIALELTPATTFRTRKVVERVRLADLWSRSAGFIPSLLQILALSTLLQFFVLLSPLVNQMIVDEAISKGDFSLLNVIVIGAGLLLLVQSATTLLRGYVQMHFSTLLTFQMRGNLLRHALRLPVPWFEKRRLGDILSRFNSLQPVQDLLTGGFVSGALDGLMAIITLAVMLIYAPYLASIVLASLALVICIRMGTFPWLRSLTNEGIQYQAKVDGILLETIRGARAFKLFGRELERHGVWQNAYADSINNNVRVQKISLKGSAGLSFLTGAEMLLVFYFGAGSIIRGEMTLGMLLAFLSYRSQFSTAAFSLVDQYFKFRMIGLHLERLADVVHQDPEPALNAAAREDRPLAGSLLVRNLSFRYAEREAWVLKDVSLSIEAGQSVVFVGPSGGGKSTLLKLLMGLYPAGEGEVLVDGLPLGAFGMRAYRAKVGVVMQDDQLFAGTIADNIAFFDPEIDMARVEEVVRLVGLHDEIMRMPMGYMTLVGDLGSTLSGGQQQRALLARALYRKPSILFLDEGTANLDVLSERRLMQSLSKLRITQVMVAHRAGAIEGAARVFAVENGNIRELKRDVPAQPLQVVP
- a CDS encoding DHA2 family efflux MFS transporter permease subunit — encoded protein: MSITTVDGEAVKPLEKADAAAWTAVTAGIVGALMATLDVSITNSALPQIQGEIGASGSEGTWIATAYLVAEIVMIPLSGWFTDLLGLRKFLLVMTSLFICFSMACGFSTSLGMMVAGRVGQGFTGGAMIPTAMTIIALRLPPDQQPVGIALFGITAVMGPIAGPVLGGWLTENASWHYAFFLNLPVGVGLLLLLTLGLPPARTSLELLLKADWLGIVGLPMFLGCLTVVLEDGQRESWFESSVIVLLTGFALFGLLMLVVGQLTAERPVIRLGILFQRSFGSVIVMAVVTGASLYGITYLIPQFLARISGYNALQSGMVVLLSGLPMLMIIPLFPLLTRKLDLRIAIVFGLMCYSVSCYVDTGLTAGADGGDFNFSQLLRGFGQAFTLIFLNQAMTRSVPREQAQDAAGIYTAARNLGGSVGLALIGTLLDRQTSLHTQRLIESVTANSLIVQERVLQSGSDPQSVQLSTVNIFQVMIREATVMAFNDMFYFFAISLLVITPLVFILRPIQRAPAAAMH
- a CDS encoding HlyD family secretion protein, encoding MRVENEGDVSEEQPGDLSPPTKSPEERRLIKRILLIVALVAVVGGSIWFFHYWTVGRFLQSTNDAFLQADQTAVSPKVQGYVEHLYVVANQRVAVGDRLLEIRPQDYQAKVAQAQAGVESSKADLARALAEAKQQISAVGQAEAQLISVRTQARFAQSQVDRYQSLGRSGATSNEQIATYTSQRDQQAAQVKVSEASLESAKEAINTTEAAVKQVEAAVRQSEAQLATAQLNLDATEITAPIAGVVGDKSVNIGQYVSAGMRLMTIVPVNDIYLVANFKETQVEMMRVGQPAHISVDAISSGTLDGEVESFSPGTGAQFALIPTENATGNFTKIVQRIPVRIKIEANANPPKLLVPGLSVSVEVDTRGSCYGKGEAVEVGQ